In the Cydia splendana chromosome 2, ilCydSple1.2, whole genome shotgun sequence genome, one interval contains:
- the LOC134803612 gene encoding cubilin isoform X1, which yields MAAAHWHNSLGGLSLSLLCLFAATLQVTSVVAGESLELSTRSALADPSPTKLPKCDQTFVSRDGLTNGTFNAPELINPNNHSRQCLYTFLAAPGQRALIEFRTFDLRGKPPDGAAVGELPACMREYMDIYSEMASLEAGELVNSAFGGRYCGPIPPRRRVSLHRAVALSFYTDKPYTPPSLFTGSYQFINASEFEIGTPVPNTMCSFIIDASKRKTGLLLSPTYPGVYPKELNCNYHFVGQPGQRIRLEFRDFDLFFGGPHCPFDWVRVYDGPDNTSAVVGTYCGQQRNLVLYSSDERLLVTFYSLPRSANTQNRGFKGIFEFSESFVKLDFISKHDAEHIRGSECDQKILSKKESSGFVYHPNYPFPYIQKVVCRYFIYGMQDSQNLERVRLEFQNFSIPKSDKPKPDSACSDGYLKVYLRGQEATDSYDKHDAELCGETLPGPPPYPPLLTSDGPRLVLVFSSGELQGRGFKAKYTFETEYRVPGTAAPTGECAFTYRSEARKRGEFNSPRYPSNYPSRMNCTYTLDATPNEQVTVVFDHFKMRADAWNATAGLYGGATCTEDWVEAWWTGREGSRVSLGRWCGVATPGPLRSPRGALGLRLALHTDAENVASGFKARYVFEPAKSIFGDCGGNVSGAEWGAITSPRFPLPYEPPARGTASRVCNWFVTARPGKRLLLNFDHFAVEGHLTERGCPAAVLRLWYESPGPPLELCGEKAPGDRWQYLSSSNSIRLSFIVADKSVGAAGWRAVWTEVTVPEAGACPRPAPGAWAGECAGACLPPAAACSGLQHCATTPAHRAPHC from the exons AGTGCGACCAGACGTTCGTGAGCCGCGACGGCTTGACCAATGGCACGTTCAACGCGCCCGAGCTCATCAACCCCAACAACCACAGCCGCCAGTGCCTGTATACCTTTCTCGCGGCGCCGGGCCAGCGCGCGCTCATCGAGTTCCGCACCTTCGACCTGCGCGGCAAGCCCCCCGA TGGCGCCGCGGTGGGAGAGCTACCAGC ATGCATGCGCGAGTACATGGACATATACTCGGAGATGGCGTCACTGGAGGCGGGCGAGCTGGTGAACTCTGCGTTCGGCGGGCGGTACTGCGGGCCCatcccgccgcgccgccgcgtgTCACTGCATCGTGCCGTGGCGCTCTCCTTCTACACCGACAAGCCCTACACGCCGCCATCGCTCTTCACCGGCTCCTACCAGTTCATAAACGCCT CGGAGTTCGAGATCGGCACGCCGGTTCCGAACACCATGTGCTCGTTCATCATCGACGCGAGCAAGCGCAAGACGGGGCTGCTGCTGTCCCCCACGTACCCCGGCGTGTACCCCAAGGAGCTCAACTGCAACTACCACTTCGTGGGGCAGCCGGGGCAGCGCATCCGGCTCGAGTTTCGCGACTTCGACCTGTTCTTCGGCGGGCCTCA TTGTCCATTCGACTGGGTGCGGGTGTACGACGGGCCGGACAACACGTCGGCGGTGGTTGGCACGTACTGCGGCCAGCAGCGCAACCTCGTGCTGTACTCCAGCGACGAGCGCCTCCTGGTCACCTTCTACTCGCTGCCGCGCTCCGCCAACACGCAGAACCGCGGCTTCAAGGGAATCTTCGAGTTCTCTGAAAGTTTTGTTAAGTTAG ATTTTATAAGTAAACACGACGCCGAGCACATTAGGGGCTCCGAGTGCGACCAGAAGATCCTCAGTAAGAAGGAGTCTTCCGGATTCGTGTACCATCCAAATTATCCATTCCCCTATATACAAAAAGTTgtttgtag ATATTTTATATACGGTATGCAAGATTCACAAAATTTGGAAAGGGTGCGACTGGAGTTTCAAAACTTTTCTATACCAAAATCGGACAAGCCTAAACCAGA TAGCGCGTGCTCGGACGGGTACCTGAAGGTGTACCTGCGCGGGCAGGAGGCCACGGACTCGTACGACAAGCACGACGCGGAGCTGTGCGGCGAGACCTTGCCGGGCCCGCCGCCCTACCCGCCGCTGCTCACGTCCGACGGCCCGCGCCTCGTGCTCGTCTTCAGCTCCGGCGAGCTGCAGGGCAGGGGCTTCAAGGCCAAATACACATTTGAGACTG AGTACCGCGTGCCGGGCACGGCGGCGCCTACCGGCGAGTGCGCTTTCACGTATCGCTCGGAGGCTCGCAAGCGCGGCGAGTTCAACTCCCCGCGCTACCCCTCCAACTACCCCTCGCGCATGAACTGCACCTACACGCTCGACGCCACGCCCAACGAACAGGTCACCGTCGTCTTCGACCACTTCAAGATGAGGGCCGACGCCTGGAATGCCACGGCTGGTCTATACGG CGGCGCAACATGCACGGAGGACTGGGTGGAGGCGTGGTGGACGGGGCGCGAGGGGTCGCGCGTGTCGCTGGGCCGCTGGTGCGGCGTGGCCACGCCGGGCCCGCTGCGCTCGCCGCGCGGCGCGCTCGGCCTGCGGCTGGCGCTGCATACCGACGCGGAGAACGTCGCTTCCGGGTTTAAAGCGAGATATGTTTTTGAG CCGGCGAAATCAATATTCGGCGATTGCGGCGGCAACGTGTCCGGCGCCGAGTGGGGCGCGATCACGTCGCCACGGTTCCCGCTGCCGTACGAGCCGCCCGCGCGCGGCACCGCCTCCCGCGTCTGCAACTGGTTCGTCACCGCTCGTCCCGGCAAGCGGTTGCTGCTCAATTTTGACCACTTCGCTGTGGAGGGACATCTTACCG AGCGCGGCTGCCCGGCGGCAGTGCTGCGGCTTTGGTACGAGTCACCGGGGCCGCCGCTCGAGCTGTGCGGGGAGAAGGCGCCTGGCGACCGCTGGCAGTACCTATCCTCGTCCAACTCCATTCGCCTCTC GTTCATAGTGGCGGACAAGTCCGTGGGCGCGGCGGGCTGGCGCGCCGTGTGGACGGAGGTGACGGTGCCGGAGGCGGGCGCGTGTCCGCGGCCGGCGCCCGGCGCGTGGGCGGGCGAGTGCGCCGGCGCCTGCCTGCCGCCCGCCGCCGCCTGCTCCGGCCTGCAGCACTGCGCCACCACGCCCGCCCACCGCGCTCCGCACTGTTAG
- the LOC134803612 gene encoding cubilin isoform X2, producing MAAAHWHNSLGGLSLSLLCLFAATLQVTSECDQTFVSRDGLTNGTFNAPELINPNNHSRQCLYTFLAAPGQRALIEFRTFDLRGKPPDGAAVGELPACMREYMDIYSEMASLEAGELVNSAFGGRYCGPIPPRRRVSLHRAVALSFYTDKPYTPPSLFTGSYQFINASEFEIGTPVPNTMCSFIIDASKRKTGLLLSPTYPGVYPKELNCNYHFVGQPGQRIRLEFRDFDLFFGGPHCPFDWVRVYDGPDNTSAVVGTYCGQQRNLVLYSSDERLLVTFYSLPRSANTQNRGFKGIFEFSESFVKLDFISKHDAEHIRGSECDQKILSKKESSGFVYHPNYPFPYIQKVVCRYFIYGMQDSQNLERVRLEFQNFSIPKSDKPKPDSACSDGYLKVYLRGQEATDSYDKHDAELCGETLPGPPPYPPLLTSDGPRLVLVFSSGELQGRGFKAKYTFETEYRVPGTAAPTGECAFTYRSEARKRGEFNSPRYPSNYPSRMNCTYTLDATPNEQVTVVFDHFKMRADAWNATAGLYGGATCTEDWVEAWWTGREGSRVSLGRWCGVATPGPLRSPRGALGLRLALHTDAENVASGFKARYVFEPAKSIFGDCGGNVSGAEWGAITSPRFPLPYEPPARGTASRVCNWFVTARPGKRLLLNFDHFAVEGHLTERGCPAAVLRLWYESPGPPLELCGEKAPGDRWQYLSSSNSIRLSFIVADKSVGAAGWRAVWTEVTVPEAGACPRPAPGAWAGECAGACLPPAAACSGLQHCATTPAHRAPHC from the exons AGTGCGACCAGACGTTCGTGAGCCGCGACGGCTTGACCAATGGCACGTTCAACGCGCCCGAGCTCATCAACCCCAACAACCACAGCCGCCAGTGCCTGTATACCTTTCTCGCGGCGCCGGGCCAGCGCGCGCTCATCGAGTTCCGCACCTTCGACCTGCGCGGCAAGCCCCCCGA TGGCGCCGCGGTGGGAGAGCTACCAGC ATGCATGCGCGAGTACATGGACATATACTCGGAGATGGCGTCACTGGAGGCGGGCGAGCTGGTGAACTCTGCGTTCGGCGGGCGGTACTGCGGGCCCatcccgccgcgccgccgcgtgTCACTGCATCGTGCCGTGGCGCTCTCCTTCTACACCGACAAGCCCTACACGCCGCCATCGCTCTTCACCGGCTCCTACCAGTTCATAAACGCCT CGGAGTTCGAGATCGGCACGCCGGTTCCGAACACCATGTGCTCGTTCATCATCGACGCGAGCAAGCGCAAGACGGGGCTGCTGCTGTCCCCCACGTACCCCGGCGTGTACCCCAAGGAGCTCAACTGCAACTACCACTTCGTGGGGCAGCCGGGGCAGCGCATCCGGCTCGAGTTTCGCGACTTCGACCTGTTCTTCGGCGGGCCTCA TTGTCCATTCGACTGGGTGCGGGTGTACGACGGGCCGGACAACACGTCGGCGGTGGTTGGCACGTACTGCGGCCAGCAGCGCAACCTCGTGCTGTACTCCAGCGACGAGCGCCTCCTGGTCACCTTCTACTCGCTGCCGCGCTCCGCCAACACGCAGAACCGCGGCTTCAAGGGAATCTTCGAGTTCTCTGAAAGTTTTGTTAAGTTAG ATTTTATAAGTAAACACGACGCCGAGCACATTAGGGGCTCCGAGTGCGACCAGAAGATCCTCAGTAAGAAGGAGTCTTCCGGATTCGTGTACCATCCAAATTATCCATTCCCCTATATACAAAAAGTTgtttgtag ATATTTTATATACGGTATGCAAGATTCACAAAATTTGGAAAGGGTGCGACTGGAGTTTCAAAACTTTTCTATACCAAAATCGGACAAGCCTAAACCAGA TAGCGCGTGCTCGGACGGGTACCTGAAGGTGTACCTGCGCGGGCAGGAGGCCACGGACTCGTACGACAAGCACGACGCGGAGCTGTGCGGCGAGACCTTGCCGGGCCCGCCGCCCTACCCGCCGCTGCTCACGTCCGACGGCCCGCGCCTCGTGCTCGTCTTCAGCTCCGGCGAGCTGCAGGGCAGGGGCTTCAAGGCCAAATACACATTTGAGACTG AGTACCGCGTGCCGGGCACGGCGGCGCCTACCGGCGAGTGCGCTTTCACGTATCGCTCGGAGGCTCGCAAGCGCGGCGAGTTCAACTCCCCGCGCTACCCCTCCAACTACCCCTCGCGCATGAACTGCACCTACACGCTCGACGCCACGCCCAACGAACAGGTCACCGTCGTCTTCGACCACTTCAAGATGAGGGCCGACGCCTGGAATGCCACGGCTGGTCTATACGG CGGCGCAACATGCACGGAGGACTGGGTGGAGGCGTGGTGGACGGGGCGCGAGGGGTCGCGCGTGTCGCTGGGCCGCTGGTGCGGCGTGGCCACGCCGGGCCCGCTGCGCTCGCCGCGCGGCGCGCTCGGCCTGCGGCTGGCGCTGCATACCGACGCGGAGAACGTCGCTTCCGGGTTTAAAGCGAGATATGTTTTTGAG CCGGCGAAATCAATATTCGGCGATTGCGGCGGCAACGTGTCCGGCGCCGAGTGGGGCGCGATCACGTCGCCACGGTTCCCGCTGCCGTACGAGCCGCCCGCGCGCGGCACCGCCTCCCGCGTCTGCAACTGGTTCGTCACCGCTCGTCCCGGCAAGCGGTTGCTGCTCAATTTTGACCACTTCGCTGTGGAGGGACATCTTACCG AGCGCGGCTGCCCGGCGGCAGTGCTGCGGCTTTGGTACGAGTCACCGGGGCCGCCGCTCGAGCTGTGCGGGGAGAAGGCGCCTGGCGACCGCTGGCAGTACCTATCCTCGTCCAACTCCATTCGCCTCTC GTTCATAGTGGCGGACAAGTCCGTGGGCGCGGCGGGCTGGCGCGCCGTGTGGACGGAGGTGACGGTGCCGGAGGCGGGCGCGTGTCCGCGGCCGGCGCCCGGCGCGTGGGCGGGCGAGTGCGCCGGCGCCTGCCTGCCGCCCGCCGCCGCCTGCTCCGGCCTGCAGCACTGCGCCACCACGCCCGCCCACCGCGCTCCGCACTGTTAG
- the LOC134803612 gene encoding dorsal-ventral patterning tolloid-like protein 1 isoform X3, which produces MREYMDIYSEMASLEAGELVNSAFGGRYCGPIPPRRRVSLHRAVALSFYTDKPYTPPSLFTGSYQFINASEFEIGTPVPNTMCSFIIDASKRKTGLLLSPTYPGVYPKELNCNYHFVGQPGQRIRLEFRDFDLFFGGPHCPFDWVRVYDGPDNTSAVVGTYCGQQRNLVLYSSDERLLVTFYSLPRSANTQNRGFKGIFEFSESFVKLDFISKHDAEHIRGSECDQKILSKKESSGFVYHPNYPFPYIQKVVCRYFIYGMQDSQNLERVRLEFQNFSIPKSDKPKPDSACSDGYLKVYLRGQEATDSYDKHDAELCGETLPGPPPYPPLLTSDGPRLVLVFSSGELQGRGFKAKYTFETEYRVPGTAAPTGECAFTYRSEARKRGEFNSPRYPSNYPSRMNCTYTLDATPNEQVTVVFDHFKMRADAWNATAGLYGGATCTEDWVEAWWTGREGSRVSLGRWCGVATPGPLRSPRGALGLRLALHTDAENVASGFKARYVFEPAKSIFGDCGGNVSGAEWGAITSPRFPLPYEPPARGTASRVCNWFVTARPGKRLLLNFDHFAVEGHLTERGCPAAVLRLWYESPGPPLELCGEKAPGDRWQYLSSSNSIRLSFIVADKSVGAAGWRAVWTEVTVPEAGACPRPAPGAWAGECAGACLPPAAACSGLQHCATTPAHRAPHC; this is translated from the exons ATGCGCGAGTACATGGACATATACTCGGAGATGGCGTCACTGGAGGCGGGCGAGCTGGTGAACTCTGCGTTCGGCGGGCGGTACTGCGGGCCCatcccgccgcgccgccgcgtgTCACTGCATCGTGCCGTGGCGCTCTCCTTCTACACCGACAAGCCCTACACGCCGCCATCGCTCTTCACCGGCTCCTACCAGTTCATAAACGCCT CGGAGTTCGAGATCGGCACGCCGGTTCCGAACACCATGTGCTCGTTCATCATCGACGCGAGCAAGCGCAAGACGGGGCTGCTGCTGTCCCCCACGTACCCCGGCGTGTACCCCAAGGAGCTCAACTGCAACTACCACTTCGTGGGGCAGCCGGGGCAGCGCATCCGGCTCGAGTTTCGCGACTTCGACCTGTTCTTCGGCGGGCCTCA TTGTCCATTCGACTGGGTGCGGGTGTACGACGGGCCGGACAACACGTCGGCGGTGGTTGGCACGTACTGCGGCCAGCAGCGCAACCTCGTGCTGTACTCCAGCGACGAGCGCCTCCTGGTCACCTTCTACTCGCTGCCGCGCTCCGCCAACACGCAGAACCGCGGCTTCAAGGGAATCTTCGAGTTCTCTGAAAGTTTTGTTAAGTTAG ATTTTATAAGTAAACACGACGCCGAGCACATTAGGGGCTCCGAGTGCGACCAGAAGATCCTCAGTAAGAAGGAGTCTTCCGGATTCGTGTACCATCCAAATTATCCATTCCCCTATATACAAAAAGTTgtttgtag ATATTTTATATACGGTATGCAAGATTCACAAAATTTGGAAAGGGTGCGACTGGAGTTTCAAAACTTTTCTATACCAAAATCGGACAAGCCTAAACCAGA TAGCGCGTGCTCGGACGGGTACCTGAAGGTGTACCTGCGCGGGCAGGAGGCCACGGACTCGTACGACAAGCACGACGCGGAGCTGTGCGGCGAGACCTTGCCGGGCCCGCCGCCCTACCCGCCGCTGCTCACGTCCGACGGCCCGCGCCTCGTGCTCGTCTTCAGCTCCGGCGAGCTGCAGGGCAGGGGCTTCAAGGCCAAATACACATTTGAGACTG AGTACCGCGTGCCGGGCACGGCGGCGCCTACCGGCGAGTGCGCTTTCACGTATCGCTCGGAGGCTCGCAAGCGCGGCGAGTTCAACTCCCCGCGCTACCCCTCCAACTACCCCTCGCGCATGAACTGCACCTACACGCTCGACGCCACGCCCAACGAACAGGTCACCGTCGTCTTCGACCACTTCAAGATGAGGGCCGACGCCTGGAATGCCACGGCTGGTCTATACGG CGGCGCAACATGCACGGAGGACTGGGTGGAGGCGTGGTGGACGGGGCGCGAGGGGTCGCGCGTGTCGCTGGGCCGCTGGTGCGGCGTGGCCACGCCGGGCCCGCTGCGCTCGCCGCGCGGCGCGCTCGGCCTGCGGCTGGCGCTGCATACCGACGCGGAGAACGTCGCTTCCGGGTTTAAAGCGAGATATGTTTTTGAG CCGGCGAAATCAATATTCGGCGATTGCGGCGGCAACGTGTCCGGCGCCGAGTGGGGCGCGATCACGTCGCCACGGTTCCCGCTGCCGTACGAGCCGCCCGCGCGCGGCACCGCCTCCCGCGTCTGCAACTGGTTCGTCACCGCTCGTCCCGGCAAGCGGTTGCTGCTCAATTTTGACCACTTCGCTGTGGAGGGACATCTTACCG AGCGCGGCTGCCCGGCGGCAGTGCTGCGGCTTTGGTACGAGTCACCGGGGCCGCCGCTCGAGCTGTGCGGGGAGAAGGCGCCTGGCGACCGCTGGCAGTACCTATCCTCGTCCAACTCCATTCGCCTCTC GTTCATAGTGGCGGACAAGTCCGTGGGCGCGGCGGGCTGGCGCGCCGTGTGGACGGAGGTGACGGTGCCGGAGGCGGGCGCGTGTCCGCGGCCGGCGCCCGGCGCGTGGGCGGGCGAGTGCGCCGGCGCCTGCCTGCCGCCCGCCGCCGCCTGCTCCGGCCTGCAGCACTGCGCCACCACGCCCGCCCACCGCGCTCCGCACTGTTAG